In Pseudomonas grandcourensis, the DNA window ATGGATGTCGGGAAAGTGCGGGTGACTGTGGACGATCGGTGAGTGTTGGTGCACATGGCTATGGGGTTGCACACCATCCCACTCAAAGTCATGTTCATGCTGATGATGCTCATCGTGGACATGCTTGTGGTCGTGGATTTGCGGTTCGTGCTGATGCTCGTGTGAGTGACTCTCGGTCAGATGAATCCAGACCCCAAGCCCCATCAGGCCGGCAGCGATCCAGAACACCCACGTCACGGCTTCACCGAAAAACAGGATCGCTATCGCGGCTCCCAGGAACGGCGCCGTGGAAAAGTACGCACCGGTCCGCGCCGTACCAAGCCCGCGCAACGCCAGGACGAACAGCACCAGACTGACGCCATACCCCAAAAAGCCCACCAGCAGGGTTGGCCCAAGAAGCGACCATGCTGGCAGGTGCATACCCAGCGCGATCCCCAGCGCGCAATTGACGGCCCCGGCCACCAGCCCTTTGGTGCCGGCAATAAACAACGCATCCGACGCAGACACCTTGCGGGTGAGGTTGTTATCAATGGCCCAACAAAAACACGCCACCGCCACCGTGACAGGCCCCAACCAGCCATGAACCTCTGCCGAAGTGCGAGGCCATGCCAACAACACGCCCCCGGCAACAATGGCCACCATCCCCGCAACAATGCGCCGGTCAGCGTTCTCCCGGAACACCACCCACGCCATCAGTGCGGTCAACACGGCTTCCAGGTTCAGCAACAGTGATGCGGTGGTGCCAGAGGTGAGGGTGAGTCCAAACATCAATGAAACCGGACCCAGTACGCCACCGAACACAATAGCCCCGATGAACCACGGCCATTCAGGGGCGGTCAGGCCGGTCGGCTGCCAGCCACGATCACGGATCAGGCGGGTTAGCGTCAGCCCGACGCCGCTGCCCAGGTAAAGCAGGCCGGCGAGGAGGATGGGGGATACGTTCAAGCCTAGCCACTTGGCCAAGGGCGTGCTGGCGCCGAACAAGGCAGCAGCGCCTAGTGCGTAGAGAATGCTTTTGGTCATTGTGGTTCCGGGGCTCAGGGGAGGCAGTCGTGAACAGGATACGCTTAGTGCCGCAAATGAGCGCCTGTGGCTTGTCCACACAACACAACCCCCTGTGGGAGCGGGCTTGCTCGCGAAGAGGCCAGCACATTCAACATCAATGTCGCCTGAACTGACGCCTTCGCGAGCAAGCCCGCTCCCACAGTTATTCAGCCCGAACTTCCAGGCCTAAGCCTCCCAACCCGCCCCAGTCACCGCCGCCTGCACCAGTGGGTGCAAATCCGCCCCCTGATGCTCCGTCTGCCAGGCCAGCAACTCCTTGCGCATGCTCGGCGCCCAGTACATCTGCATATGATTGCGCACGCTGAGCACCGCCTGTTGCTGGTCCGGCTGGCTGGCGAAGTACTGGGCGATCTGGTTGGCCATCTTGATCAGGTTGTCAGTACTCATTTGCGCACCTCGGCTTTCTCGGGGTGCCGACGTTCTTTCAGCAGGCGATGTTGTTCGTCGCTGAATTCCTGAAAGCGCTTTTGCCACTCCGAAGGGTGATAAACGCGGCTGACTTCCACGGCTGTGACCTTGTATTCCGGACAGTTGGTGGCCCAGTCTGAGTTGTCGGTGGTAATGACGTTAGCGCCCGATTCCGGGAAGTGGAAGGTGGTGTACACCACGCCCGGGGCGACCCGTTCGGTGATTCGCGCACGCAGTACGGTCTGCCCGGCGCGGCTGCCGATGCCGACCCAGTCACCTTCGTTGATTCCACGGCTCTCGGCGTCGGTCGGGTGGATTTCCAGGCGGTCTTCGTGGTGCCAGGCGACGTTTTCGGTACGTCGTGTCTGGGCGCCGACGTTGTACTGGCTGAGGATGCGCCCGGTGGTCAGCAGCAGCGGGTAGCGACTGTTGACCTTCTCCTCGGTAGGCACGTAGCCGGTAAGCATGAAGCGCCCCTTGCCGCGCACAAACTCTTCGATGTGCATGGTCGGCGTGCCGTCCGGTGCCTCGGCGTTGCACGGCCATTGCAGGCTGCCGTGACGATCCAGTTCGGCGTAGCTGACGTTGGTGAAGGTCGGCGTCAGGCTGGCGATCTCATCCATGATTTGCGATGGATGTTGGTAGTTCATTGGGTAGCCCAAGGCATTGGCCAGCGCCACGGTGCCTTCCCAGTCGGCCTTGCCGCCCAGCGGGTCCATGACCTTGCGCACCCGGGAGATGCGTCGCTCGGCGTTGGTGAAGGTGCCGTCTTTTTCCAGGAACGAGCAGCCCGGCAGGAACACGTGGGCGAACTTGGCGGTTTCGTTGAGGAAAATGTCCTGCACCACTATGCATTCCATGGCCGACAGAGCCGCGGTGACATGCTGGGTATTGGGGTCGCTCTGGGCGATGTCTTCGCCCTGGCAATACAGGCCCTTGAAGCTGCCGCCCAAGGCTGCCTCGAACATGTTGGGGATACGCAGACCCGGGTCGGGTTGCAGGGTGACGTTCCAGGCCTGTTCAAACTGCGCCCGTACCACCTCGTTGGAGATGTGCCGGTAACCGGGCAACTCGTGGGGGAAGGAGCCCATGTCACAGGAGCCCTGCACGTTGTTCTGCCCCCGCAACGGGTTCACGCCCACGCCTTCGCGGCCAATGTTGCCGGTGGCCATGGCGAGGTTGGCAATGCCCATCACCGAGGTGCTGCCCTGGCTGTGCTCGGTGACACCCAGGCCGTAATAGATCGCTGCATTGCCACCGGTGGCATACAGGCGCGCTGCGGCACGGATGTCGGCAGCGGGAACACCGCAAACAGGGCCGAGGGCTTCCGGTGAGTTCTCCGCACGGCTGACGAACTCGCTCCAGACCGCGAAATCACTGCCCTCGCAACGGGCGTCGATAAAGGCCTGGTTGAGCAGTCCTTCAGTGACAATCACATGAGCCAAGGCGTTGAGCATGGCGACGTTGGTACCGGGGCGCAGGGCCAAGTGATACTCGGCGCGGGCATGCACCGTGTCCACCAGATCGATGCGACGCGGGTCGATGACGATCAGCCGCGCGCCTTCACGCAGGCGGCGTTTGAGTTGGGAGGCGAACACCGGGTGGGCGTCGCTGGGGTTGGCACCCATCACCAGGATCACGTCGGCCTGCATCACCGAGTCGAAACTCTGGGTGCCGGCGGACTCGCCCAGGGTTTGCTTCAAGCCATAGCCTGTGGGCGAGTGGCAGACCCGCGCACAGGTGTCGACGTTGTTGTTGCCGAAGGCGGCGCGCACCAGTTTCTGCACCAGATAGGTTTCTTCGTTGGTGCAGCGGCTGGAGGTGATGCCACCAATGGAATCGCGGCCATATTTTTGCTGCAGCCGACGGAATTCGCTGGCGGCATAGGTCACCGCCTCATCCCAGCTGACTTCCTGCCAAGGGTCGCTGATGTTTTTGCGGATCATTGGCTTGGTGATGCGATCCGGGTGGGTCGCATAGCCCCAGGCGAAGCGCCCCTTGACGCAGGAGTGGCCGTGGTTGGCTTGGCCGTTCTTGTCCGGAACCATGCGCACCAACTGGTCGCCTTTCATCTCGGCACGGAACGAGCAACCCACACCGCAATAGGCACAGGTAGTGATCACGCTGCGTTCCGGTTGACCCAGTTCGACCACGCTTTTTTCCATCAGCGTCGCAGTAGGGCAGGCTTGCACACAGGCGCCGCAGGACACGCATTCCGAATCGAGGAAGTTATCGCCACCGGCAGCGGCCACACGGGATTCAAAACCACGCCCGGTAATGGTCAGGGCGAAGGTGCCCTGGGTTTCTTCGCAGGCGCGCACGCAGCGGTTGCAGACGATGCACTTGCTC includes these proteins:
- a CDS encoding DMT family transporter, giving the protein MTKSILYALGAAALFGASTPLAKWLGLNVSPILLAGLLYLGSGVGLTLTRLIRDRGWQPTGLTAPEWPWFIGAIVFGGVLGPVSLMFGLTLTSGTTASLLLNLEAVLTALMAWVVFRENADRRIVAGMVAIVAGGVLLAWPRTSAEVHGWLGPVTVAVACFCWAIDNNLTRKVSASDALFIAGTKGLVAGAVNCALGIALGMHLPAWSLLGPTLLVGFLGYGVSLVLFVLALRGLGTARTGAYFSTAPFLGAAIAILFFGEAVTWVFWIAAGLMGLGVWIHLTESHSHEHQHEPQIHDHKHVHDEHHQHEHDFEWDGVQPHSHVHQHSPIVHSHPHFPDIHHRHSH
- a CDS encoding formate dehydrogenase subunit delta encodes the protein MSTDNLIKMANQIAQYFASQPDQQQAVLSVRNHMQMYWAPSMRKELLAWQTEHQGADLHPLVQAAVTGAGWEA
- the fdhF gene encoding formate dehydrogenase subunit alpha, producing MITLFDPKTDIDLGTPARDSQVQVTLNIDGRSISVPEGTSVMRAAALLGTTIPKLCATDSLEAFGSCRMCLVEIDGMRGYPASCTTPVSEGMSVHTQTPKLATLRRNVMELYISDHPLDCLTCSANGNCELQTVAGQVGLREVRYGYEGENHLEDVKDTSNPYFDYDPSKCIVCNRCVRACEETQGTFALTITGRGFESRVAAAGGDNFLDSECVSCGACVQACPTATLMEKSVVELGQPERSVITTCAYCGVGCSFRAEMKGDQLVRMVPDKNGQANHGHSCVKGRFAWGYATHPDRITKPMIRKNISDPWQEVSWDEAVTYAASEFRRLQQKYGRDSIGGITSSRCTNEETYLVQKLVRAAFGNNNVDTCARVCHSPTGYGLKQTLGESAGTQSFDSVMQADVILVMGANPSDAHPVFASQLKRRLREGARLIVIDPRRIDLVDTVHARAEYHLALRPGTNVAMLNALAHVIVTEGLLNQAFIDARCEGSDFAVWSEFVSRAENSPEALGPVCGVPAADIRAAARLYATGGNAAIYYGLGVTEHSQGSTSVMGIANLAMATGNIGREGVGVNPLRGQNNVQGSCDMGSFPHELPGYRHISNEVVRAQFEQAWNVTLQPDPGLRIPNMFEAALGGSFKGLYCQGEDIAQSDPNTQHVTAALSAMECIVVQDIFLNETAKFAHVFLPGCSFLEKDGTFTNAERRISRVRKVMDPLGGKADWEGTVALANALGYPMNYQHPSQIMDEIASLTPTFTNVSYAELDRHGSLQWPCNAEAPDGTPTMHIEEFVRGKGRFMLTGYVPTEEKVNSRYPLLLTTGRILSQYNVGAQTRRTENVAWHHEDRLEIHPTDAESRGINEGDWVGIGSRAGQTVLRARITERVAPGVVYTTFHFPESGANVITTDNSDWATNCPEYKVTAVEVSRVYHPSEWQKRFQEFSDEQHRLLKERRHPEKAEVRK